The Hymenobacter baengnokdamensis genome includes a region encoding these proteins:
- a CDS encoding competence/damage-inducible protein A, which produces MDVEIMTIGDELLYGQVVDTNSAFMGQQLGRLGLRVRQITSVSDRADEIVAALDQARQRAKVILTTGGLGPTKDDLTKHVLARYFGRELVLHEPTLHHVEEIFKRFNRPMLDVNRQQALVPAGCEVLPNAVGTAPGMWLEDGGTVFISMPGVPFEMKKLMTDEVLPRLQAKFQLAPIEHVVIMTAGLGESFLAEKIKDWEAALPPNVKLAYLPSLGSVRLRLTGTADDEPNLRDRMLKLLPALREHIGSYIFAEEDIPLEVAVGRLLQAKGWQLGTAESCTGGAVAQRITSVPGSSAYFRGSVVAYDNDLKESLLGVEATTLAQHGAVSEPTVREMAEGARARLGCDVALATSGIAGPGGGTPLKPVGTICIACATPAGTVSRQFSVDRGRQTNIEYTTQAVLILLWQQLAGHHEAALLKV; this is translated from the coding sequence ATGGACGTTGAAATAATGACAATCGGCGACGAGCTGCTCTACGGGCAGGTCGTGGATACCAATTCGGCCTTCATGGGCCAGCAGCTCGGCCGCCTGGGCTTGCGCGTGCGCCAGATTACGAGCGTGAGCGACCGCGCCGACGAGATAGTGGCCGCCCTCGACCAGGCCCGGCAGCGCGCCAAGGTTATTCTGACTACCGGCGGCCTCGGCCCCACCAAGGACGACCTCACCAAGCACGTGCTGGCCCGGTACTTCGGCCGCGAGCTGGTGCTGCACGAGCCCACGCTGCACCACGTGGAGGAGATATTCAAGCGCTTCAACCGGCCCATGCTCGACGTGAATCGCCAGCAGGCGCTGGTGCCGGCCGGCTGCGAGGTGCTGCCCAACGCCGTGGGCACCGCGCCCGGCATGTGGCTGGAGGACGGCGGCACGGTGTTTATCAGTATGCCCGGCGTGCCGTTTGAGATGAAAAAGCTGATGACCGACGAGGTGCTGCCCCGCCTCCAGGCGAAGTTTCAGCTGGCGCCCATCGAGCATGTGGTTATCATGACGGCCGGGCTGGGCGAGTCGTTTCTGGCCGAGAAAATCAAGGACTGGGAGGCCGCCCTGCCGCCCAACGTGAAGCTGGCCTACCTGCCCAGCCTGGGCAGCGTGCGCCTACGCCTCACCGGTACCGCCGACGATGAGCCGAACCTGCGTGACCGCATGCTAAAGCTACTGCCTGCTCTGCGCGAGCACATTGGCAGTTATATATTCGCCGAAGAAGATATTCCGCTCGAAGTAGCGGTGGGCCGGCTGCTGCAAGCGAAAGGCTGGCAGCTCGGCACCGCCGAAAGCTGCACCGGCGGGGCGGTGGCCCAGCGCATCACCAGCGTGCCGGGCAGCTCGGCCTACTTTCGGGGCAGCGTGGTGGCGTATGATAACGACCTGAAAGAAAGCCTGCTCGGCGTAGAAGCCACCACTCTGGCCCAGCACGGCGCCGTGAGCGAGCCTACTGTGCGCGAGATGGCTGAAGGTGCCCGTGCCCGCCTGGGCTGCGACGTGGCCCTGGCCACCAGCGGCATTGCCGGCCCCGGCGGCGGCACGCCTCTCAAGCCGGTGGGTACTATCTGTATTGCCTGCGCCACGCCGGCCGGCACCGTGAGCCGGCAGTTCAGCGTCGACCGCGGCCGGCAGACCAACATCGAGTACACCACCCAGGCCGTACTCATCCTACTGTGGCAGCAACTGGCCGGGCACCACGAAGCCGCCCTGCTGAAGGTGTGA
- a CDS encoding DUF4197 domain-containing protein has product MKNLFLLVALLAAVPALAQTTKKTTAKKATVVKKAPAKATTAKKTTTTAPKSTTVATPAPAPAAPLTQAEAASGLREALTTGVTKAVAFASEPDGFNLNDDIRIQFPPDAQLVATTLGALPLGKQAVEQATNLLNRAAEAAAPQAKDIFLNAVQQLTLTDALSLVTSSQKDAATQLLRKNSEAALNAALRPSIVQSLDQVGANAAYSKLIERYNKIPLMTPASTNLTDYVTKETVDGLFILLAQQEAKIRQNPAAQSTAILKRVFGGK; this is encoded by the coding sequence ATGAAAAACCTCTTCCTTCTGGTGGCGTTGCTGGCTGCCGTGCCGGCCCTAGCCCAAACTACCAAGAAAACGACTGCCAAGAAAGCAACGGTTGTAAAGAAAGCACCCGCGAAGGCGACTACGGCCAAAAAAACTACCACGACGGCCCCCAAATCGACGACCGTCGCTACGCCGGCTCCCGCCCCGGCAGCCCCCCTCACGCAGGCCGAAGCGGCCAGCGGCCTGCGCGAAGCCCTCACTACCGGCGTGACCAAAGCCGTGGCCTTCGCCTCCGAGCCTGATGGCTTTAACCTCAACGACGACATTCGCATCCAGTTTCCGCCCGATGCGCAGCTGGTGGCTACCACGCTCGGCGCCCTGCCCCTGGGCAAGCAGGCCGTGGAGCAGGCTACCAATCTGCTCAACCGCGCCGCCGAAGCCGCCGCGCCCCAGGCCAAGGATATTTTCCTGAACGCCGTGCAGCAGCTGACCCTCACCGACGCGCTCTCGCTCGTGACCAGCTCGCAGAAAGATGCGGCCACTCAGCTGCTGCGCAAAAACTCGGAGGCGGCCCTCAACGCGGCGCTGCGCCCCAGCATCGTGCAGAGCCTCGACCAGGTAGGGGCCAACGCGGCCTACAGCAAGCTCATCGAGCGCTACAACAAGATTCCGCTCATGACGCCCGCCAGCACCAACCTCACCGACTACGTGACCAAGGAAACGGTCGATGGCCTCTTTATTCTGCTGGCCCAGCAGGAAGCCAAAATCCGTCAGAACCCGGCCGCGCAGTCCACCGCCATCCTCAAGCGCGTGTTTGGAGGCAAGTAG